From the Paenibacillus sp. R14(2021) genome, the window CGGGTAATTCGCTCATCGCGGCTAGTGTATTTCTGGACGATGACAACGGCGTGAGCAGTGCGCTTCATGATCTCGGCTTAGGGAGCGGCGATTTCGAGCCATGCCGCGAAGCGCTGGCACGAGGCGCGATTATCGTGGCTGTCGACGTCGGCAGCAGCCAGCCCGGCGAAGGACCGGATTTGACGCCGCGAGGCACTGCCGAAGCCGTATTCCGCAGCTGTAATGCGGTACGGATTTTGTGAAAATTACTGGAAATTGCGGGATTGGAATTTGTCGGACTATGTCGAATGGAGCTGACTGCTCTGGGACATAGTCCTATTTGTTTTTGCAGTCGTGCCATTTACAAGGGAGAAATAACTCTGCTATGCTAGTAAAAACTGTCAGCATGGGCAGAAAACGAGCTAGAAGGTGAAGCCATTTTGAAAACGGTTACTGTATACGACATTGCTAAGGAAGCAGGCGTTTCGGTTGCAACGGTTTCCCGCGTGCTGAACAATACGGCGCCCGTGAAGCCGGCGACCCGTGAACGCATCCAGAATCTGATCAACAAGCACCAGTTTCAGCCGAACGCGCTCGCCCGCAGTTTGATCAAGAAGGTAACCGGCATGATCGGCATTATTTTGCCGGATATTACAAATCCCTTCTTTCCCGAGGTGCTCGCCGGGCTGGAGCAGGAGGCCCGCAACAAGGGCTATACGTTCTTTCTGTGCGACACCGGATCGTCCAATCAGGACAGCAAGGAGCAGTACAGACGCGAGTCGCAGTATTTCAACATCCTGCTGGAGAAGCAGGTTGACGGCATCATTGTCATTGGCGGCCGGATCGATTTGCAGCATTGCAGTCGTGAAATGGCCAAGGAAGTGGCTGAAGTCAGCAAGCGTGTGCCTGTTGTGCTCATCAACGGCAATCTGCCAGGCGCCAAATTCCACCGCGTCATCATCGACGAGGTCGAAGGCGGAACCAAAGTGACCAATCATCTGCTTGGTCTCGGGCACCGCGATATCGCCTTCATCGGCGGCTACATTCACATGTCGAACACCGTCAAGCGCATCGATGGCTTCCGCAGCGCGATGGAGCGTGCAGGCGTTCCGGTTCGGGAGGATTGGGTCATTACCGGCGGATTCTCGGTGGAGAAGGGCAAGCGCATGATGAACGAGCTGCTCGCCAAGGAAGGCACGAGGCCGACGGCCGTCGTATGCGCGAACGATCTGACCGCGATCGGAGTTATCAAAGCGGCGTTCAAATCCGGCATCCGCGTGCCTGAGGAGCTGTCCGTCATCGGTATCGACGACGTGCCGCTTGCAGCCAATGTCATTCCGGAGCTGACGACATTGTCGCTGAAATGCTTGGAGCTTGGGCGTACGGCTGCGAACGTGCTGCATGGGCTTATTACCAAATCCGGGCGCGTGCCAGAACTGACAACGCTGCAGCCCGAGCTGGTTATACGCGAAAGCACGGCGTCTCCGGCACGGACATAAGCCGGTGAAAACAATTTCTCCGGCCCATCTTGACAGCGCTATCATTTTACGAGTAAACTTCAAATCAAGATAATCCTTGGCTAACGGGATTTTATTTTTAGGGCTTTATGAAATGGGTTTCACTAAGCAATAGGGATGTTCAAAATACACGCGCACAAACGGAATGAAGAAGTTTACGAACCTCATCTTAATCCGCATCGTTGTAGTGTATTTTTATTTTTTCGTATTTATGAAATGGGTTTCATAAAATTCCGGATTCAGGATTACCTTCACCAATACATACTGGGAGGATGTCTTGCATGAACATGGAAACGAAAATCAATATGCCGCTGCAGCTTACGTCAACCTCTCTCCGCATCGGCGGGCAAGCCGAACTTATCCTCTGCGCATCGCTTTTCTACTTTCGCATTCCCCGCGCCTTATGGCGTGAACGGATGGAACAAGTCAAAGCCTTCGGCTATAACGCCATCGACGTCTATTTTCCTTGGAACTACCATGAGCTTGAAGAAGGCAGCTGGGATTTCACCGGCGAGCGGGATGCGGAAGCATTCCTCCAGATGGCTGCTGAAGCCGGCCTCTGGATTGTAGCCAGACCTGGTCCATATATTTGCTCCGAATGGGACGGAGGCGGACTTCCCGCTTATCTGTTCGCCAAGCCGGATTTGGAAATTCGCAGTACGCAGCCGGCTTACATAGAAGCGGTCGCGTCCTGGTATGATCGGATTCTTCCGCTGCTGGCTAAATACGAGCTTCAGCGAGGCGGCACGGTCATCTGCCTGCAGCTCGAGAACGAGCTTGATTTCTACGATTGTCGCGATCCCAAGGGCTATATCGCCGCTTTGAGGGACTTGGCGCTTGAACGCGGAATCGAAATGCCGCTGATCGCCTGCGCCGGCCAAGGCGGGCTCTACGAAGCATCCGGACTCGTGGAAGGCGTCGTGCCGACCTGCAACTTCTACCCCAATGACCGCGACCCGCAATTCGAAGCCAAAGCAGCCGCCTATCAGGAACGGCTCGCAGCAGACGATATTCCGCTGATGGTCACGGAAACGAACCGTTCGCATTTTCTGCTTCGCCGGCTCCTCTCCTGCGGCGCGAAGCTGCTCGGCCCGTATTTGCAAGTATCCGGCACCAACTTCGGGTTCACGAACGGTACGAATAACTGGGGTGATCCACTGGCTTACATGACGTCGGATTATGATTTTCACGGTATGGTCTCTTCCGTAGGGCATGTTCGCAAGGAAGCGTATGAAGGCCGGCTCCTGCGCCGGGTGATGAAGGCTTACGGAGGCTCCTTGGCTGAGGCGGAGAGTGCATCGGCCGTTGAATATGTAAGCGCTTTATCGAGATTGCAGCCAAGGGAACAGGGTACGCTCTTGCAGCGCAGGCTGCAGCTGAAGGACGGCGGACAACTCCTCTTCCTAGCGAATGTGGGCAGCGAGGAGGAAGCGGTGCAGCTTCAGCTTCGCGAGAATAGCCTCTCATTCCCGCAGGCGTCGGAGCTGCGAAGCATCCCAGGGCGGTGCGACATGCTGCCGGTCAACGTACCGCTGCAGACGTGGGGCTTGGAAGGCACACTGCGCTACGCGACCGCCGAGCTGTCCGATGTACGGGCAAGCGCCGATCGCACAGTGCTGGTATTCCACGCCGAATATGCAGGTGAAATCGCCTTGACGCTGCCGCAGCTGACGGCCGCGGCGACAGTGGCAGGCATGACCGTGCAAGAGCAGGGAGATCAAGAAGGAAGCGCGCAGCTGCTCGTCAGTTTCCAAGCCTCGCAAGGCGCGCCTGCAAGCTGCCGCTTGGAGCTGGCAGACGGTCATCAGCTCATTCTGCTGGGGATGGCACGCTGCGATGCCTTGCTGCTCGAGGATATCGGCGAGAACGGCGAATGGACGATTGGGCAGGAAATCAGCTACGACACGGAGCCGCACGATGTCAACGTGAGCTGGTCCGCGACTGCGCTCGACCCGACGGAGTCGATGGCGGCAGCCTCAGAAGAATTGGTCGACGGTGCTGATTATCTGGAACGAAACGGCATCTACCGCGGCTATGCTTGGTATGAGGCGAACAATCATGTGCCCGCGGGGCAGACGGTGCATGGGCTGCTCATTCATCAGGGAAGCGACACGGTCTCGCTCTATGCGGATGCCGCATATGCCGGCACGTATACGCCCGGCGGCGGGTCCCGGTTTATACCCGATGTCGATGCAAGCTCGAGCAGCAAGCTGACGGCTAGAGTCGAGATCTGGGGGCATACCAACTTCGACGATGCCCGTCTACCGGGACTGCGCCTCCATGCAATGAAAGGCTTGACCGGCCTTACGGCCGTTACGAAACAGCATCGACTGACCTCCAATTGGCGCATGCTGCGCGTTCATTCGAGGGAGCTGCAGCCGCAGTACCTGGCACCGGAATTCGATGACAAGACATGGGCGATTACGGGCTTTGGCGGCTGGTTGTCACCGGATCATCCAGCTTTCGAATATTACCGCAAGTCCGTTCAGGCAAGCGCTTCGGCGAATGTATTCGTCCTTCATTTCAAAGGCATACAGGCAATCGCCCGGCTCTTCGTGAATGGGCAGGCGGCAGGTACGGTGCATCCGTTTGACCCTTATATGGATATTACGCCTTATGTAACTCCGGGTGAAGAGATTCAGATCGTAGTCTTCCTGGAGCGGGTGCTCGGACTTCCTTCAGGCGATGTGCTGCTCTATGAGGGGAACGCGGCTGAAGCATGGCGCTTATCCGGATGCGAGGAAAGCGGATTGCTGCGGCATGCGCAGCGCAGCCGCTCATCCGCAGTATCCGCGGCATTGCCGCATACGATGGAAGCCGGCGAAATCGCATGGTTGTTCGGGGACCTGCCAGACGCAGAGAACGGCGG encodes:
- a CDS encoding LacI family DNA-binding transcriptional regulator, which codes for MKTVTVYDIAKEAGVSVATVSRVLNNTAPVKPATRERIQNLINKHQFQPNALARSLIKKVTGMIGIILPDITNPFFPEVLAGLEQEARNKGYTFFLCDTGSSNQDSKEQYRRESQYFNILLEKQVDGIIVIGGRIDLQHCSREMAKEVAEVSKRVPVVLINGNLPGAKFHRVIIDEVEGGTKVTNHLLGLGHRDIAFIGGYIHMSNTVKRIDGFRSAMERAGVPVREDWVITGGFSVEKGKRMMNELLAKEGTRPTAVVCANDLTAIGVIKAAFKSGIRVPEELSVIGIDDVPLAANVIPELTTLSLKCLELGRTAANVLHGLITKSGRVPELTTLQPELVIRESTASPART
- a CDS encoding beta-galactosidase; this encodes MNMETKINMPLQLTSTSLRIGGQAELILCASLFYFRIPRALWRERMEQVKAFGYNAIDVYFPWNYHELEEGSWDFTGERDAEAFLQMAAEAGLWIVARPGPYICSEWDGGGLPAYLFAKPDLEIRSTQPAYIEAVASWYDRILPLLAKYELQRGGTVICLQLENELDFYDCRDPKGYIAALRDLALERGIEMPLIACAGQGGLYEASGLVEGVVPTCNFYPNDRDPQFEAKAAAYQERLAADDIPLMVTETNRSHFLLRRLLSCGAKLLGPYLQVSGTNFGFTNGTNNWGDPLAYMTSDYDFHGMVSSVGHVRKEAYEGRLLRRVMKAYGGSLAEAESASAVEYVSALSRLQPREQGTLLQRRLQLKDGGQLLFLANVGSEEEAVQLQLRENSLSFPQASELRSIPGRCDMLPVNVPLQTWGLEGTLRYATAELSDVRASADRTVLVFHAEYAGEIALTLPQLTAAATVAGMTVQEQGDQEGSAQLLVSFQASQGAPASCRLELADGHQLILLGMARCDALLLEDIGENGEWTIGQEISYDTEPHDVNVSWSATALDPTESMAAASEELVDGADYLERNGIYRGYAWYEANNHVPAGQTVHGLLIHQGSDTVSLYADAAYAGTYTPGGGSRFIPDVDASSSSKLTARVEIWGHTNFDDARLPGLRLHAMKGLTGLTAVTKQHRLTSNWRMLRVHSRELQPQYLAPEFDDKTWAITGFGGWLSPDHPAFEYYRKSVQASASANVFVLHFKGIQAIARLFVNGQAAGTVHPFDPYMDITPYVTPGEEIQIVVFLERVLGLPSGDVLLYEGNAAEAWRLSGCEESGLLRHAQRSRSSAVSAALPHTMEAGEIAWLFGDLPDAENGGEGEPAQGWRVQVSGTNMKLTVLFGGTIVGRLWTAGGKTRPVLSGGDQASFYLPGPWMGEKDNRLAILLEAVEAGEASRLEALSFTPVGVRAQQRHSE